A window from Ignavibacteriota bacterium encodes these proteins:
- a CDS encoding ATP phosphoribosyltransferase gives MAENLKLAVQKKGRLHEKSMQLLKSCGIDIENFQDRLFVTASNFNLDILFLRDDDIPEYVQDNVAHIGIVGENVLLEKGLNVELVKKLGFGKCSLSLGIPEKEELKSIKDLENKTIATSYPNILNNFLDENKISAKVIQISGSVEIAPTLGVADFICDLVSTGNTLKLNKLKKSFKVLDSQAVLIKSKKLENDFELNNIFNKLLVRIESSLNARNSKYIMMNVPKDSLEQIIKIIPSLKSPTILPLSDEGLYAVHAVIKEDKFWEITEDLKQAGASGILSLPIENIIL, from the coding sequence ATGGCAGAAAATTTAAAGTTAGCAGTTCAGAAAAAAGGCAGATTGCATGAAAAATCAATGCAACTTTTGAAAAGTTGCGGAATTGATATAGAAAATTTTCAAGATAGATTATTTGTAACTGCATCAAATTTTAATTTGGATATTCTTTTTTTGCGTGATGATGATATTCCGGAATATGTTCAAGATAACGTTGCGCATATTGGAATTGTTGGAGAAAATGTTTTGCTTGAAAAAGGATTAAATGTTGAACTCGTAAAAAAATTAGGTTTTGGAAAATGCTCATTGTCGTTAGGAATTCCGGAGAAGGAAGAATTAAAAAGTATAAAAGATTTGGAAAATAAAACTATCGCAACTTCATATCCAAATATTTTAAATAACTTTTTAGATGAAAATAAAATTTCTGCAAAAGTAATTCAGATTAGCGGTTCAGTAGAAATTGCTCCAACTCTTGGAGTTGCTGATTTTATTTGCGATTTGGTTTCTACCGGAAATACTTTGAAATTGAATAAACTAAAAAAATCTTTTAAAGTTCTAGATTCTCAAGCAGTTTTAATAAAAAGTAAAAAGTTAGAAAATGATTTTGAGCTGAATAATATTTTTAATAAACTTTTGGTTAGAATAGAATCATCGCTTAATGCAAGAAATTCAAAATATATAATGATGAACGTGCCAAAAGATTCATTAGAACAGATTATTAAAATAATTCCTTCATTAAAAAGTCCAACAATTTTACCGCTTTCTGATGAAGGACTTTACGCAGTTCATGCAGTAATTAAGGAAGATAAATTTTGGGAAATTACCGAAGATTTAAAACAAGCCGGTGCTTCTGGAATTTTATCATTACCAATTGAGAATATAATTTTGTAA
- a CDS encoding esterase family protein, whose product MKREIHKWYSPSLFKEMEIVVYGNYGTPLLMFPTAGADFLEYERFQLIDSISWFINEGKFKVFSINSINNESWLNNSIYPPHKSLRHGQYNQYIIEEVVPFIYNNCNGKVPIITTGASLGAYHAANTFFRIPEVFKGTIAMSGVYDLKYYAKGYYDDHVYFNSPIDFLPNSNDENYLSQMRNNMGIVIASGQGDFEDPNSSIKLSNILNSKNIPHWLDLWGFDIKHDWPTWRNMLPYFLSKF is encoded by the coding sequence ATGAAAAGAGAAATTCATAAGTGGTATAGCCCAAGTTTATTTAAGGAAATGGAAATTGTTGTTTATGGAAATTATGGAACTCCGCTATTAATGTTTCCAACAGCCGGCGCAGATTTTTTGGAATATGAAAGATTTCAATTAATTGATTCAATTTCTTGGTTTATAAACGAAGGAAAGTTCAAAGTATTTTCAATAAATAGTATAAATAATGAATCGTGGCTGAACAATTCAATTTATCCGCCGCACAAATCTTTGCGTCACGGACAATATAATCAATATATAATTGAGGAAGTTGTTCCTTTTATTTATAATAATTGTAATGGAAAAGTTCCAATTATTACAACTGGAGCCTCACTTGGAGCTTATCATGCAGCAAATACTTTTTTTAGAATTCCCGAAGTATTTAAAGGAACAATTGCAATGAGCGGAGTTTATGATTTAAAGTATTATGCAAAAGGTTATTATGATGATCATGTTTATTTTAATTCACCAATAGATTTTTTACCTAATTCTAATGATGAAAATTATCTCAGCCAAATGAGAAATAATATGGGAATTGTAATTGCTTCTGGTCAAGGCGATTTTGAAGATCCAAATTCTTCAATAAAATTATCAAACATTTTAAATTCAAAAAATATTCCGCACTGGCTTGATCTTTGGGGATTTGATATAAAACATGATTGGCCAACTTGGAGAAATATGCTTCCGTATTTTTTAAGTAAGTTTTAA
- a CDS encoding DUF2807 domain-containing protein, which produces MKIKILLALIVIAISLAGCFSSSIKGSGNSVTEERKLDYVSRIEIDGNFNIEIASGEVSSLKIEAEDNIIPLIETKVDDEKLTIKMKEKITNLREIRIKISTHDLVELESEGKSNINIKGLNTDDFELSSDGEGEITIEGKVDYLNVTMDGEGKLLAKDLLSKNATVNLYGDGKAEVNARKLLKAKVKGSGSVDYYGDPEEISIDTSKGGAVNKK; this is translated from the coding sequence ATGAAAATTAAAATACTTTTAGCGTTAATTGTTATTGCTATTAGTTTAGCTGGCTGTTTTTCATCAAGTATAAAGGGAAGCGGAAATTCCGTAACCGAAGAAAGAAAATTAGATTACGTTAGCAGAATTGAAATTGATGGAAATTTTAATATCGAAATTGCAAGTGGAGAAGTTTCAAGCTTAAAAATTGAAGCGGAAGATAATATTATTCCGCTTATTGAAACGAAAGTCGATGATGAAAAATTGACAATCAAAATGAAAGAAAAAATTACAAATCTTAGAGAAATTAGAATTAAAATTTCCACACATGATTTAGTTGAATTAGAATCTGAAGGAAAAAGTAATATTAATATTAAAGGTTTGAATACAGACGATTTTGAACTTTCCAGCGATGGCGAAGGTGAAATTACAATTGAAGGAAAAGTTGATTACTTAAATGTTACAATGGATGGAGAAGGAAAACTTTTAGCAAAAGATTTGCTTTCCAAAAATGCAACGGTTAATCTTTATGGTGATGGAAAAGCTGAAGTGAATGCCAGAAAATTATTAAAAGCAAAAGTTAAAGGTTCCGGTTCGGTAGATTATTACGGTGATCCGGAAGAAATATCAATTGATACTTCAAAAGGCGGTGCAGTAAATAAAAAGTAA
- the uvrB gene encoding excinuclease ABC subunit UvrB, with the protein MNKFELVSSYKPSGDQPEAIKQLTEGINSGEKHQVLLGVTGSGKTYTISNVIANINKPTLIISHNKTLAAQLYSEFKSFFPNNSVEFFISYYDYYQPEAYVVKRDLYIEKDFSVNEEIDRLRLKATTSLIEGRNDVIIIASVSCIYGIGAPDQYAQQIIFLKKGAVIERKKLLRSLIDIYYVRNDIEFTRGSFRARGDVVEIIPAYQYEEAIRIEFWDDEIEKISLIDAITGDFIKEVDSIPVYPAKYFVTTKSQVTNAIKTIDEELKERLKYYWAEEKYLEAQRIEQRTRYDIEMMREIGYCAGVENYSRHMDARPPGSRPSCLFDYFPKDYLLIIDESHVTVSQIRGMYLGDRSRKETLVEHGFRLPSALDNRPLKFEEFENLTNQIIYVSATPGDYEMTKTGGAFIEQIIRPTGLLDPEIEVRPIKGQIDNLIGEIRNRSIIGERVLVTTLTKKMAEDLTDYLDKINIKVRYIHSDIDALERVEIIRDLRIGDFDVLVGVNLLREGLDLPEVSLVAIIDADKEGFLRSERSLMQTAGRTARNVNGKVIMYADVITNSMAKTIKETNRRRKLQLEYNNENNITPKTIFKSREDILNSTSIAELRKKEPGSDAAFAKVAEPVLKYMTNDQKKDLIEQLEEEMLNAAKDLEFEKAAGLRDEIEKLRKMIK; encoded by the coding sequence ATGAATAAATTTGAATTAGTATCTTCATATAAACCTTCCGGAGATCAGCCCGAAGCAATTAAACAGCTTACGGAAGGAATAAATTCCGGCGAAAAACATCAAGTTTTACTTGGCGTTACGGGAAGCGGAAAAACGTATACAATCTCAAATGTTATTGCAAATATTAATAAACCAACATTAATAATTTCACATAACAAAACTCTTGCTGCACAATTATATTCTGAGTTTAAATCTTTCTTCCCAAATAATTCTGTAGAATTTTTTATCAGTTATTATGATTATTATCAGCCGGAAGCTTATGTTGTAAAACGCGATTTATATATAGAAAAAGATTTTTCCGTAAATGAAGAAATTGATCGGCTTAGATTAAAAGCCACAACTTCATTAATTGAAGGAAGAAATGATGTAATAATTATTGCAAGCGTAAGCTGTATTTATGGAATCGGAGCGCCGGATCAATATGCTCAGCAAATTATATTTTTGAAAAAAGGTGCGGTTATTGAGCGAAAAAAACTTCTGCGTTCTTTAATAGACATTTATTATGTAAGAAATGATATAGAATTTACACGCGGATCTTTTAGAGCAAGAGGTGATGTTGTAGAAATAATTCCGGCATATCAATATGAAGAAGCAATTCGTATAGAATTTTGGGATGACGAAATTGAAAAAATTTCTTTAATTGATGCAATTACCGGAGATTTTATAAAAGAAGTCGATTCAATTCCGGTATATCCCGCAAAATATTTTGTTACTACAAAAAGTCAAGTTACCAACGCAATTAAAACAATTGATGAAGAACTTAAAGAAAGATTAAAATATTATTGGGCAGAAGAAAAATATCTTGAAGCTCAAAGAATTGAGCAAAGAACTCGTTATGATATTGAAATGATGCGAGAAATCGGATATTGCGCCGGAGTGGAAAATTATTCCAGACATATGGATGCAAGACCTCCAGGTTCGCGCCCTTCTTGTTTATTTGATTATTTTCCTAAAGATTATCTTCTAATAATTGATGAATCTCATGTAACAGTTTCGCAAATTCGCGGAATGTATTTGGGTGATAGATCCAGAAAAGAAACTTTGGTTGAACATGGATTTCGACTTCCCTCAGCATTGGATAATCGTCCGCTTAAATTTGAAGAATTTGAGAATTTAACAAATCAAATTATTTATGTAAGCGCTACCCCCGGTGATTATGAAATGACAAAAACCGGTGGTGCATTTATTGAGCAAATTATTCGTCCAACCGGACTTTTAGACCCGGAAATTGAAGTAAGACCAATAAAAGGTCAAATTGATAATCTAATCGGTGAAATTAGAAATCGCTCAATAATTGGTGAACGTGTGTTAGTTACAACACTCACAAAAAAAATGGCAGAAGATTTAACTGATTATTTGGATAAAATTAATATTAAAGTTCGATATATTCACAGTGATATTGATGCTTTGGAAAGAGTGGAAATAATTCGTGATTTAAGAATTGGCGATTTTGATGTTTTGGTTGGTGTAAATCTTTTAAGAGAAGGTTTAGATTTGCCGGAAGTTTCACTTGTTGCAATAATTGATGCGGATAAAGAAGGATTTCTGCGAAGTGAACGATCGTTAATGCAAACTGCGGGAAGAACAGCAAGAAATGTAAACGGAAAAGTTATTATGTATGCTGATGTTATAACAAATTCAATGGCAAAAACAATAAAAGAAACTAACCGAAGAAGAAAACTACAGCTTGAATATAATAATGAAAATAATATTACTCCCAAAACAATTTTTAAAAGTAGGGAAGACATTTTAAATTCAACTTCAATTGCAGAATTAAGAAAAAAAGAACCAGGAAGCGATGCTGCTTTTGCAAAAGTTGCGGAACCGGTTTTAAAATATATGACAAATGATCAGAAAAAAGATTTAATTGAACAACTTGAAGAAGAAATGTTAAACGCCGCCAAAGATTTGGAATTTGAAAAAGCTGCAGGATTACGTGATGAAATTGAAAAACTTAGAAAAATGATTAAATAA
- a CDS encoding ParA family protein, producing MGKVISVILPKGGVGKTTSAVNLAIKFAKQNFKTLLVDLDPTASCSLSLGFTEENIFGDVFDVFSYSKTIDKVIHPTEIENLFCIPQMKLNSVEEGRQNRLIANNFLLRNIINSIRANYEFIIFDCPPYLFGTTSLALIASDSVIAPIRTDEYSLDAIKTLAKRVEYVKTLYNRNLKIDGIFLTVYERNIKAAFKIKAELYKRFPRLMMNVSIPKDVNMMNVTFSKKPLSIILPNSKASLAYKELALELIAKYNIMF from the coding sequence TTGGGAAAAGTGATTTCTGTTATTCTTCCGAAAGGTGGAGTTGGAAAAACAACTTCTGCCGTGAATCTTGCCATAAAGTTTGCCAAACAAAATTTTAAAACTCTACTTGTTGATTTAGACCCAACAGCATCATGTTCTCTATCCTTAGGTTTTACTGAAGAAAATATTTTTGGCGATGTATTTGATGTTTTTAGTTATTCAAAAACCATTGATAAAGTAATTCATCCAACCGAAATTGAAAATTTATTTTGTATTCCTCAAATGAAATTAAACTCTGTTGAGGAAGGAAGACAAAATAGATTAATTGCAAATAATTTCTTGTTAAGAAATATTATAAACAGCATTAGAGCAAATTATGAATTTATTATTTTTGATTGCCCGCCATATTTATTTGGAACAACATCACTTGCATTAATTGCTTCAGATTCTGTAATTGCACCAATTAGAACGGATGAATATTCTTTAGATGCTATAAAAACTTTAGCTAAAAGAGTTGAGTACGTAAAAACTTTGTATAATAGAAATCTAAAAATTGACGGAATATTTTTAACTGTATACGAAAGAAATATAAAAGCTGCGTTTAAAATTAAAGCCGAATTATATAAAAGATTTCCGAGATTAATGATGAATGTTTCAATTCCCAAAGATGTAAATATGATGAATGTAACTTTTAGTAAAAAACCGTTGAGTATAATTTTACCCAATTCAAAAGCTTCTTTGGCTTATAAAGAATTGGCTTTAGAGCTGATCGCAAAGTATAATATAATGTTTTAA
- a CDS encoding NAD(P)-binding domain-containing protein: MYEILIIGAGPGGISLGVEAHNYGVSKDKILILEKSAEHSFTIKKYYPDKKLVTANYKGFTPVCTGVMCLTDSTKHETISYLDKAIEDNELNVHYNETVYKIEKSETDSTFKVISENNIYQSRIVAIAVGILGKPNKPDYKIPNELKEKVLFDLTTFEIKNSKVLVVGGGDSASEYCQFLSEDIENNNVYLSYRKNEFSRMNNINKESLLALAKNKKVNLLLNSNINKLITHNNKPIVRFEEDIYGNIEFDYIIYALGGSTPENFLKMIGIEFNGPEPILKEGYETNVSGLFLIGDLSAGQKGGSIIWAFNSANSAMQKICEKYLKCDI; this comes from the coding sequence ATGTACGAAATATTAATTATTGGTGCTGGTCCGGGTGGAATTAGTCTTGGTGTGGAAGCACATAATTACGGAGTTTCAAAAGATAAAATTCTAATTTTGGAAAAATCCGCAGAACACTCATTTACAATAAAAAAATATTATCCAGATAAAAAATTAGTTACTGCAAATTATAAAGGATTTACGCCGGTTTGCACAGGAGTTATGTGTTTAACAGATTCAACCAAACATGAAACAATTTCTTATTTGGATAAAGCAATTGAAGATAATGAATTAAATGTTCATTACAATGAAACTGTTTACAAAATTGAAAAATCTGAAACTGATAGTACTTTTAAAGTAATTTCAGAAAATAATATTTATCAATCAAGAATTGTTGCAATAGCCGTTGGAATTTTAGGAAAACCAAATAAACCGGATTATAAAATTCCAAATGAACTGAAAGAAAAAGTTTTGTTTGATTTAACAACTTTTGAAATAAAAAATTCTAAAGTCCTGGTTGTTGGTGGCGGAGATTCAGCTTCGGAATATTGCCAATTTTTATCTGAAGATATTGAAAACAATAATGTTTATTTAAGTTATAGAAAAAACGAATTCTCTCGAATGAATAATATTAATAAAGAAAGTTTGTTAGCACTTGCAAAAAACAAAAAGGTAAACCTTCTATTAAATTCAAATATTAATAAATTAATAACACATAATAATAAACCAATTGTTAGATTTGAGGAAGATATATACGGAAACATCGAATTTGATTATATAATTTACGCTTTAGGCGGAAGCACTCCGGAAAATTTTCTTAAAATGATTGGTATTGAATTTAACGGACCAGAACCAATTCTAAAAGAAGGTTATGAAACAAATGTTTCCGGATTATTTTTAATTGGAGATTTAAGTGCCGGACAAAAAGGTGGATCAATAATTTGGGCTTTTAATTCCGCAAATTCGGCAATGCAAAAAATCTGTGAAAAATATTTGAAATGTGATATATAA
- the cysK gene encoding cysteine synthase A, whose translation MKAENILQTIGNTPHLKINKLFGDKTNVWIKLERANPGGSIKDRIALSMIEDAEQKGILKKDSIIVEPTSGNTGIGLAMVAAVKGYELILVMPESMSVERRKIMSAFGAKFELTPKEKGMNGAIEKAKEIANSNPNAWIPQQFENQANVDIHTKTTAQEILNDFLEGIDYLITGVGTGGHITGVAQVLKNKFSHLKVFAVEPVLSPVISGGKPGPHPIQGIGAGFIPKNLNTNLLDGVIQIEKEEAFEFAQRAAKEEGLFGGISSGATLAAINKKLPEISEGTTVLGFNYDSGERYLSIADLY comes from the coding sequence ATGAAAGCAGAAAATATATTACAAACCATAGGAAATACACCACATCTTAAAATAAATAAATTATTTGGCGATAAAACTAATGTTTGGATAAAACTTGAAAGAGCAAATCCCGGTGGAAGTATAAAAGATAGAATTGCTCTTTCAATGATAGAAGATGCGGAGCAAAAAGGAATATTAAAAAAAGATAGTATAATTGTTGAACCGACTTCCGGCAATACCGGTATTGGTTTAGCAATGGTTGCCGCAGTTAAAGGTTACGAATTAATTTTAGTAATGCCGGAATCAATGAGTGTAGAAAGAAGAAAAATCATGTCGGCATTTGGTGCAAAATTTGAACTAACTCCAAAAGAAAAAGGAATGAACGGCGCAATTGAAAAAGCAAAAGAAATTGCAAACTCAAATCCAAATGCATGGATTCCGCAACAATTTGAAAATCAAGCAAATGTTGATATTCATACTAAAACAACAGCCCAAGAAATTTTAAATGATTTTCTGGAAGGAATAGATTATTTAATTACCGGAGTTGGAACTGGCGGACATATAACCGGAGTTGCGCAAGTTTTAAAGAATAAATTTTCTCATTTAAAAGTTTTTGCTGTTGAACCAGTTTTATCCCCGGTAATTAGTGGAGGAAAACCTGGTCCGCATCCGATACAAGGAATTGGGGCCGGATTTATTCCTAAAAATTTAAACACAAATTTGTTGGATGGAGTTATTCAAATAGAAAAAGAAGAGGCTTTTGAATTTGCACAAAGAGCCGCAAAGGAAGAAGGTCTATTCGGAGGAATTTCTTCCGGTGCAACTTTGGCTGCAATTAATAAAAAATTGCCTGAAATTTCTGAAGGTACTACAGTCTTGGGTTTTAATTATGATAGCGGAGAAAGATATTTATCAATTGCAGATTTATATTAA
- a CDS encoding serine acetyltransferase, producing MNTNFSKISKTLIENRKEHKVIKPIKIEAQKFINDLMQLLFPHFASDIYYSEQDIESKLILLKRNLKSLLILLNNNSIENIDEICDNFFEEIYDINSELWNDAKAIYEGDPAAHNIDEVILAYPGFRAIAIYRFAHILFNLKVPILPRILTEYAHQETGIDIHPGARIGHSFFIDHGTGIVIGETCEIGNNVKIYQGVTLGALSVDKNLAQTKRHPTINDNVIIYAQAVILGGNTVIGKNSIIGGNVWLTESVSENSIVYHKSEVRLRKTSEPEPLEFII from the coding sequence ATGAATACAAATTTTAGCAAAATTTCAAAAACTTTAATTGAAAATCGAAAAGAACATAAAGTTATAAAACCAATAAAAATTGAAGCACAAAAATTTATAAACGATTTAATGCAACTACTTTTCCCTCATTTTGCATCTGATATTTATTATTCGGAACAAGATATTGAAAGTAAATTAATTTTACTAAAACGCAATCTTAAATCACTTTTAATTTTACTTAACAATAATTCCATCGAAAACATTGATGAAATATGTGATAATTTCTTCGAGGAAATTTATGATATTAATTCAGAATTGTGGAATGATGCAAAAGCAATTTATGAAGGAGATCCCGCTGCGCATAATATTGATGAAGTAATTTTAGCTTACCCGGGATTTAGAGCAATTGCAATTTATAGATTTGCGCATATTTTATTCAATCTAAAAGTTCCGATTCTACCAAGAATCTTAACTGAATACGCACACCAAGAAACGGGCATTGATATTCATCCCGGAGCAAGAATTGGTCATTCCTTTTTCATTGATCACGGAACTGGAATTGTAATTGGCGAAACTTGCGAAATTGGAAATAATGTAAAAATTTATCAAGGTGTAACTTTGGGTGCGTTAAGTGTTGATAAAAATTTAGCGCAAACTAAAAGACATCCAACAATAAATGATAATGTAATTATTTATGCTCAAGCCGTAATTTTAGGAGGAAATACTGTAATTGGAAAAAATAGTATAATTGGCGGAAATGTTTGGTTGACTGAAAGTGTTTCGGAAAATTCAATAGTCTATCATAAAAGTGAAGTTCGATTAAGAAAAACAAGTGAACCGGAACCATTAGAATTTATTATTTAA
- a CDS encoding glucose-6-phosphate isomerase — MENVFVKFFLNNYEQEINKSIQKLVDEKIVKRIWEKDFTVWSNSPKEITNRLDWLNSADEILSHLEEINSFVNEIKSEGYTHALLLGMGGSSLAPEVFSFSFGTKENFLNMKVLDSTDPDAIFDFTQNLDPQKTLYIVSTKSGGTIETLSFLKYFFTFCQNKLGTEKVSRHFIAITDPGSGLEQMAQQLNFRKIFVNNPNIGGRYSVLSFFGTVPAALIGIDLNKFLGNAKLVVEDSKNNKNISAEIGVIFGELAKLGRDKLTFVYSEKIISFGTWVEQLIAESTGKNGVGILPIESESLESPEFYANDRVFVYTHFDNENSNSEKIEKLKNACHPIIEIILNDEYDLGGEFFRWEFATAVSGWVLGIQPFDQPNVESAKIEAKVMINNYLEKGELPQLNFAIEENGIKLSGNTNQQNLKNAIHEFLANLDKVKYNYVSIQAYITPNYETSNLLQKLRTIIQKKYKTSVTIGYGPRFLHSTGQLHKGDAGNGLFIQFTSNRNEEVAIPKEIGKDESEFSFGVLIDAQLMGDRQALLNNNRKVITIHLGDNVSSNIDKINNLI; from the coding sequence ATGGAAAATGTTTTTGTAAAATTTTTTTTAAATAATTATGAACAAGAAATTAATAAGTCAATTCAAAAATTGGTTGATGAGAAAATTGTAAAAAGGATTTGGGAAAAAGATTTTACAGTTTGGTCAAACTCACCTAAGGAAATTACAAATAGACTTGATTGGTTAAACAGCGCAGACGAAATATTATCACATCTTGAAGAAATAAATTCATTTGTAAACGAAATTAAATCAGAAGGATATACTCATGCTTTGTTATTAGGAATGGGCGGATCAAGTCTTGCGCCGGAAGTTTTTTCATTTTCATTTGGGACAAAAGAAAATTTTCTTAATATGAAAGTTTTAGACAGCACTGATCCCGATGCAATTTTTGATTTCACGCAAAATTTAGATCCGCAAAAAACATTATATATTGTTTCAACAAAATCCGGCGGAACAATTGAAACTTTATCTTTCTTAAAATACTTTTTTACATTTTGCCAAAATAAACTTGGTACAGAAAAGGTAAGCAGACATTTTATTGCAATTACAGATCCGGGCAGCGGACTTGAACAAATGGCACAGCAATTAAATTTCAGAAAAATATTTGTGAACAATCCCAATATTGGCGGAAGATATTCCGTGCTTTCGTTTTTTGGTACGGTTCCCGCCGCACTTATTGGAATTGATCTAAATAAGTTTTTGGGAAATGCAAAACTAGTTGTTGAAGATTCAAAAAACAACAAAAACATTAGTGCAGAAATTGGAGTAATTTTCGGTGAGCTTGCAAAATTGGGAAGAGACAAACTTACTTTTGTTTATTCGGAAAAAATAATTTCGTTTGGAACTTGGGTTGAGCAATTAATTGCTGAAAGCACCGGAAAAAATGGAGTTGGAATTTTACCAATCGAAAGTGAAAGTTTGGAATCTCCGGAATTTTATGCGAACGATAGAGTTTTTGTTTATACACATTTTGATAACGAAAATTCAAATTCAGAGAAAATTGAAAAACTTAAAAATGCCTGTCATCCGATTATTGAAATAATTTTAAATGATGAATATGATTTAGGCGGTGAATTTTTCAGATGGGAATTTGCAACGGCAGTTTCCGGCTGGGTTTTGGGAATTCAACCATTTGATCAACCTAACGTTGAATCTGCAAAGATTGAAGCGAAAGTTATGATAAATAATTATTTAGAAAAAGGCGAACTTCCTCAATTAAATTTTGCAATTGAAGAAAATGGAATTAAACTAAGCGGAAATACAAATCAGCAAAATTTAAAAAATGCAATTCATGAATTTTTGGCAAATTTAGATAAAGTAAAATATAATTATGTTTCAATTCAAGCATATATTACTCCAAATTATGAAACATCAAATTTGCTTCAAAAACTTAGAACAATAATTCAAAAAAAATATAAAACTTCTGTAACTATTGGATATGGACCAAGATTTTTGCATTCAACCGGACAATTGCACAAAGGTGATGCCGGAAACGGTTTGTTCATACAATTTACTTCAAATAGAAATGAGGAAGTTGCAATTCCAAAAGAAATTGGTAAAGATGAATCAGAATTTTCATTTGGAGTTTTAATTGATGCTCAGCTAATGGGAGACCGCCAAGCATTGTTGAATAATAATAGAAAAGTAATTACAATTCATTTGGGAGATAATGTAAGCTCAAATATTGATAAAATTAACAATTTGATTTAA